From one Anopheles cruzii unplaced genomic scaffold, idAnoCruzAS_RS32_06 scaffold02425_ctg1, whole genome shotgun sequence genomic stretch:
- the LOC128276773 gene encoding uncharacterized protein LOC128276773, with protein sequence MAVSCFSECISCPSSYSKLLPNYFLYTPCHCPMRDHLRQRSDGLFSKPKRFKTTQRIHYLASPRWVRAKFSRHAVVARRQETEIVRSYKEPYASRRIQQLALPRVRNLIALDQEYRQLLAPKRQEQLKKKIKQSSTTIYSQLAGVELPKINGPKGMSPDEWQRHKDWLELRDYQVLSSLSFSDLKKIPFVKPAALKATASERTIKLAEPIERRRRAKGKQVEETRIPESALKIQASDRLLELATPKRYININENLGNPFRVQPNALKAKASDRLKELAKPKAKK encoded by the coding sequence ATGGCTGTCAGTTGTTTTTCGGAGTGTATTTCTTGTCCTAGTTCGTATTCGAAACTGTTGCCAAATTATTTTCTCTACACGCCCTGTCACTGCCCGATGCGAGACCACCTTCGTCAGCGATCCGATGGGTTGTTCAGCAAACCGAAGCGCTTCAAAACCACTCAAAGGATCCACTACTTGGCTAGTCCACGGTGGGTTCGCGCTAAGTTTTCTCGGCACGCTGTGGTTGCTCGCAGACAAGAGACCGAAATTGTGCGCTCGTATAAAGAACCGTATGCATCGCGACGCATCCAGCAGTTAGCCTTACCACGAGTCCGGAATCTGATCGCCTTAGACCAGGAATACCGACAACTGTTAGCGCCAAAGCGCCAGGaacagttgaagaaaaagataaagcaAAGTTCCACCACCATTTACTCTCAGCTGGCGGGCGTGGAGCTTCCGAAAATTAATGGTCCAAAAGGCATGTCGCCGGATGAATGGCAAAGACATAAGGATTGGTTGGAATTGCGTGATTACcaagttctttcttcgttATCTTTTTCAGATTTGAAAAAGATTCCTTTCGTCAAACCAGCCGCCCTGAAGGCAACCGCATCGGAGCGTACAATCAAGCTTGCCGAACCcatcgaacgacgacggcgagcgaaaggaaaacaagtggAGGAAACACGCATTCCGGAGAGTGCCTTGAAAATTCAAGCATCGGATCGACTATTAGAGTTGGCCACGCCGAAACGCTACATAAATATAAACGAAAACCTAGGCAATCCGTTCAGAGTGCAACCAAATGCGCTCAAAGCGAAGGCTAGCGATCGTCTAAAGGAGCTCGCTAAACCAAAGGCGAAAAAATAA